Proteins encoded within one genomic window of Streptomyces rubradiris:
- a CDS encoding ROK family transcriptional regulator — protein sequence MPASPSTARALNDRLALRLLQQEGPLTAGQLKQLTGLSRPTVADLVDRLTAAGLITVVGESGEQRRGPNARVYGIVAGRAHLAALDVRTEGVLVLVSDLLGRVLAEASAPIGGDTGTGPAVERAVAAVERAVKEGGADRLHTVGIGAPGLIDPATGDLRDSAGLPAWHRSLVAALQDRLPGARVTVENETNLAALAEQREGAARDRDTFVLLWLGHGVGAAVVLDGTLRRGASGGTGEIGFLPVPGTSTLPSATDCDGGFHSLAGAAAVVSLAAECGLPVPGTVDGPADGTADRPDGPVDGPGVARVVRGAADGVEAARVVRGAVARAAAADERFLHTLADRIAIGAASVAAVLDPGCVVLGGEVGRAGGAVLADLVGERLRRMSPLATEVRASGLGGAAVLRGALLTARERAQDELFGPPEHHSRRRPE from the coding sequence ATGCCCGCATCACCCAGCACCGCCCGGGCCCTCAACGACCGGCTGGCCCTGCGGCTGTTGCAGCAGGAAGGCCCGCTGACGGCGGGGCAGCTGAAGCAGCTGACCGGCCTGTCCCGGCCGACCGTCGCCGACCTGGTCGACCGGCTCACGGCCGCCGGCCTGATCACGGTGGTCGGCGAGTCGGGGGAACAGCGCCGGGGTCCCAACGCCCGGGTCTACGGCATCGTCGCCGGCCGCGCCCACCTCGCCGCGCTCGACGTGCGCACCGAAGGCGTCCTCGTCCTCGTCTCCGACCTGCTCGGGCGGGTGCTCGCCGAGGCGTCCGCGCCGATCGGCGGGGACACCGGGACCGGGCCGGCCGTGGAGCGGGCGGTGGCCGCGGTGGAGCGGGCCGTGAAGGAGGGCGGCGCGGACCGGCTGCACACGGTCGGCATCGGGGCGCCGGGCCTGATCGACCCGGCCACCGGCGACCTCAGGGACTCCGCCGGACTGCCCGCCTGGCACCGCAGCCTGGTCGCCGCCCTCCAGGACCGGCTGCCCGGCGCCCGGGTGACCGTCGAGAACGAGACGAACCTGGCCGCCCTGGCCGAGCAGCGCGAGGGCGCCGCCCGCGACCGGGACACCTTCGTCCTGCTGTGGCTGGGGCACGGCGTCGGCGCCGCCGTCGTCCTGGACGGCACCCTGCGCCGCGGTGCCTCCGGCGGCACCGGCGAGATCGGCTTCCTGCCGGTCCCGGGCACGAGCACGCTGCCCTCGGCGACCGACTGCGACGGCGGCTTCCACTCGCTGGCCGGGGCGGCGGCGGTCGTCTCGCTGGCCGCGGAGTGCGGACTGCCGGTGCCCGGGACGGTGGACGGGCCGGCGGACGGGACGGCAGACAGGCCGGACGGGCCGGTGGACGGGCCGGGTGTGGCGCGGGTGGTGCGTGGCGCGGCGGACGGGGTGGAGGCGGCGCGGGTGGTGCGCGGTGCGGTGGCGCGGGCGGCCGCGGCCGACGAGCGTTTCCTGCACACCCTGGCCGACCGGATCGCCATCGGCGCGGCCTCGGTGGCGGCCGTCCTGGACCCCGGCTGCGTGGTGCTCGGCGGGGAGGTCGGCCGGGCCGGGGGAGCGGTGCTGGCCGACCTGGTGGGGGAGCGGCTGCGCCGGATGTCGCCGCTGGCCACGGAGGTGCGGGCGAGCGGCCTCGGCGGGGCGGCCGTGCTGCGCGGGGCGCTGCTCACCGCGCGGGAACGCGCGCAGGACGAGCTGTTCGGGCCGCCGGAACACCACAGCCGGCGTCGCCCTGAGTGA
- the ribH gene encoding 6,7-dimethyl-8-ribityllumazine synthase, whose product MSGKGAPDVTVRKVDDLRVAVIAAQWHEKVMDGLVDGALRALHDLGIDEPTLIRVPGSFELPVAAKVLAGRGYDAIVALGVVIRGGTPHFDYVCQGVTQGLTQVSVDTGVPVGFGVLTCDTEEQALDRAGLEGSSEDKGHEAVTAAVATAATLRSVSEPWH is encoded by the coding sequence GTGAGCGGCAAGGGCGCACCGGACGTGACCGTACGCAAGGTGGACGACCTCAGGGTCGCCGTGATCGCGGCGCAGTGGCACGAGAAGGTGATGGACGGCCTGGTGGACGGCGCCCTGCGCGCCCTGCACGACCTGGGCATCGACGAGCCGACCCTGATCCGGGTCCCCGGCAGCTTCGAGCTGCCGGTCGCCGCCAAGGTCCTCGCGGGCCGCGGCTACGACGCGATCGTCGCCCTCGGCGTCGTCATCCGCGGCGGCACCCCGCACTTCGACTACGTGTGCCAGGGCGTCACCCAGGGCCTCACCCAGGTCTCCGTCGACACCGGCGTCCCCGTCGGCTTCGGCGTCCTCACCTGCGACACCGAGGAGCAGGCCCTGGACCGGGCCGGCCTGGAGGGCTCCAGCGAGGACAAGGGCCACGAGGCGGTGACGGCGGCCGTGGCGACGGCGGCCACGCTCCGCTCAGTATCCGAACCCTGGCACTAG
- a CDS encoding nicotinamide mononucleotide transporter family protein — protein MNWLNSEAFTLFGQHIIWSDMTGNVLGLITLALGWRRSLWTWPVQFLSGLVLFAAFYGHLTGSAGKQVVVMAVALYGWWQWQRTRNRSGDGQITPRFASWRERAAMVAAAGAGTVAVALLFQAYPSLSWDPWPDAYIFVGTIVAMYAQAKGMVEFWFAWLLVDLVGVPLNFANGYAFSGFVYVIYGALVLWGMRDWWLRSRKAARPALEGAPA, from the coding sequence GTGAACTGGCTGAACTCCGAGGCGTTCACCCTCTTCGGCCAGCACATCATCTGGTCGGACATGACCGGCAACGTCCTGGGCCTGATCACCCTCGCCCTCGGCTGGCGCCGCTCCCTGTGGACCTGGCCGGTGCAGTTCCTCTCCGGCCTCGTCCTGTTCGCCGCCTTCTACGGCCATCTGACCGGCAGCGCCGGCAAGCAGGTCGTCGTCATGGCCGTCGCGCTGTACGGCTGGTGGCAGTGGCAGCGCACCCGGAACCGGTCCGGCGACGGCCAGATCACCCCCCGGTTCGCCTCCTGGCGCGAGCGCGCGGCCATGGTCGCCGCCGCCGGGGCCGGCACGGTCGCCGTCGCCCTGCTGTTCCAGGCCTACCCGTCCCTGTCCTGGGACCCCTGGCCCGACGCCTACATCTTCGTCGGCACCATCGTCGCGATGTACGCCCAGGCCAAGGGCATGGTCGAGTTCTGGTTCGCCTGGCTCCTCGTCGACCTGGTCGGCGTCCCCCTGAACTTCGCCAACGGCTACGCCTTCTCCGGCTTCGTCTACGTCATCTACGGCGCACTCGTCCTGTGGGGCATGCGCGACTGGTGGCTGCGTTCCCGCAAGGCCGCGCGGCCCGCACTGGAAGGAGCGCCGGCATGA
- a CDS encoding phosphoribosyl-ATP diphosphatase, producing the protein MSKKTFEELFTELQHKAAHGDPATSRTAELVGKGVHAIGKKVVEEAAEVWMAAEYEGKEAAAEEISQLLYHVQVMMVARGISLDDVYAHL; encoded by the coding sequence ATGTCCAAGAAGACGTTCGAGGAGCTGTTCACCGAGCTCCAGCACAAGGCCGCCCACGGCGATCCCGCCACCTCCCGCACCGCGGAACTGGTCGGAAAGGGCGTCCATGCCATCGGAAAGAAGGTCGTCGAGGAGGCCGCCGAGGTCTGGATGGCCGCCGAGTACGAGGGCAAGGAGGCGGCGGCCGAGGAGATCTCGCAGCTGCTGTACCACGTCCAGGTGATGATGGTCGCCCGCGGCATCTCCCTGGACGACGTCTACGCCCACCTGTAA
- a CDS encoding MFS transporter encodes MRRWIMLALGTSAQTVACVFVYGLPYLSPELREANGLSLAEVGLIVACPTVGLVLTLVAWGALADKYGERIVIASGLAATTVLLALASAPHGLVTLGALFALAGAASASVYAASGRLVIGWFSARERGLAMGIRQTSTPLGMGIAALAVPSLAEWTGLTGTIVFAAALCGTVAVLVGVCAADPPRPADPAADGSGADNPYRRPELWRIHASSALLCVPQFTASAFGLVFLVEVRGWSPVHAGQLLALAQVLGALSRVVAGRWSDRVGSRVRPMRRLSLGIAAVMAATALGAVWPSPLSDVAMIIACGITASTNGLAFTATAELAGRAWSGRAMGVQNTGQNLTASLTPPLLGGFIGAVGYGWGFALAAAVAGAAALIVPTGRRPAAVRPAATGGRPAAARQGE; translated from the coding sequence GTGCGGCGTTGGATCATGCTGGCGCTGGGGACCTCGGCGCAGACGGTGGCCTGTGTCTTCGTCTACGGACTGCCCTACCTCTCCCCCGAGCTGAGGGAGGCGAACGGGCTGTCACTGGCCGAGGTCGGCCTGATCGTGGCCTGTCCCACCGTGGGGCTCGTGCTCACCCTTGTGGCCTGGGGCGCGCTGGCGGACAAGTACGGGGAGCGGATCGTCATCGCTTCCGGGCTCGCGGCGACGACGGTGCTTCTCGCGCTGGCCTCGGCCCCGCACGGACTGGTCACGCTCGGGGCGCTCTTCGCGCTGGCGGGCGCCGCGAGCGCCTCCGTGTACGCGGCGAGCGGGCGTCTGGTGATCGGGTGGTTCTCCGCGCGGGAACGCGGGCTGGCCATGGGAATCCGGCAGACGTCGACCCCGCTCGGCATGGGCATCGCCGCCCTGGCCGTGCCCTCGTTGGCCGAGTGGACCGGGCTGACCGGCACGATCGTCTTCGCGGCGGCGCTGTGCGGGACGGTCGCCGTGCTCGTCGGTGTGTGCGCGGCGGACCCGCCGCGGCCGGCGGACCCCGCGGCCGACGGGTCCGGCGCGGACAACCCGTACCGGCGCCCGGAGTTGTGGCGGATCCACGCCTCCAGCGCGCTGCTGTGCGTCCCCCAGTTCACCGCGAGCGCCTTCGGCCTGGTGTTCCTGGTCGAGGTGCGGGGGTGGAGCCCCGTGCACGCCGGTCAGCTCCTCGCGCTCGCGCAGGTGCTCGGCGCCCTTTCGCGCGTCGTGGCGGGGCGTTGGTCCGACCGCGTGGGCAGCCGGGTCCGGCCGATGCGCCGGCTGTCCCTCGGTATCGCCGCGGTGATGGCGGCGACCGCCCTCGGCGCGGTGTGGCCCTCCCCGCTGTCCGACGTGGCGATGATCATCGCCTGCGGCATCACCGCGAGCACGAACGGGCTGGCCTTCACCGCCACCGCGGAGCTCGCGGGCCGGGCCTGGTCCGGACGGGCCATGGGCGTGCAGAACACGGGCCAGAACCTGACCGCCTCCCTCACTCCGCCGCTGCTCGGCGGATTCATCGGCGCAGTCGGGTACGGCTGGGGGTTCGCCCTCGCCGCCGCGGTGGCCGGTGCCGCCGCGCTCATCGTGCCGACGGGGCGGCGGCCCGCCGCCGTGCGCCCGGCCGCCACGGGCGGGAGGCCCGCGGCGGCGCGGCAGGGCGAGTGA
- a CDS encoding hemolysin family protein: MSVLQLVFAALLVFANGFFVGAEFALVSVRRSQIEPLGTARARQVLHGLERLPQMMAAAQFGITVCSLTLGAVAEPTVAHLLEPLFEWIHLPHGMIHPLGYVVALAAVVFFHLVIGEMVPKNLAMAAPEKAALWLSPGLVWFARLCRPVTVALGACAQGILRLFRVEPKDEVEAVVTTEQLNRLLEDSGEAGLLGPEERERLEDALELGSRPVTDVLLRRESLVVVDPSVTPGDIVELTARTGYSRFPVAAAGQGPFMGYVHVKDVLDLEDSDRAVPQQVWRPMATLRAELPLDDALTVMRRAATHLAQVADASGKVLGLVALEDVLEMLVGEVRDPAHREMPEPRVSGEPEEALAG, encoded by the coding sequence ATGAGCGTCCTGCAACTGGTCTTCGCGGCGCTGCTCGTGTTTGCTAACGGTTTCTTCGTCGGCGCCGAGTTCGCGCTCGTCTCCGTCCGCCGCAGCCAGATCGAACCGCTCGGCACCGCCCGCGCCCGCCAGGTGCTCCACGGCCTGGAACGGCTGCCGCAGATGATGGCCGCCGCCCAGTTCGGCATCACCGTCTGCTCCCTGACCCTCGGTGCGGTCGCCGAGCCGACGGTGGCGCACCTGCTGGAGCCGCTGTTCGAGTGGATCCACCTGCCGCACGGCATGATCCACCCGCTCGGCTATGTCGTCGCGCTGGCCGCGGTGGTCTTCTTCCACCTGGTCATCGGCGAGATGGTGCCGAAGAACCTGGCCATGGCGGCGCCCGAGAAGGCGGCGCTCTGGCTCAGCCCCGGCCTGGTCTGGTTCGCCCGCCTGTGCAGGCCGGTCACCGTGGCCCTCGGCGCCTGCGCCCAGGGCATCCTGCGGCTGTTCCGGGTCGAGCCGAAGGACGAGGTGGAAGCGGTCGTCACCACCGAGCAGCTCAACCGCCTGCTGGAGGACTCCGGCGAGGCCGGGCTGCTCGGTCCCGAGGAGCGCGAGCGGCTGGAGGACGCCCTGGAACTGGGCTCCCGCCCGGTGACGGACGTCCTGCTGCGCCGCGAGTCCCTGGTCGTCGTGGACCCGTCGGTCACCCCGGGGGACATCGTGGAGCTGACCGCCCGCACGGGCTACTCCCGCTTCCCGGTCGCCGCGGCCGGCCAGGGCCCCTTCATGGGGTACGTGCACGTGAAGGACGTCCTCGACCTGGAGGACTCCGACCGGGCCGTCCCCCAGCAGGTCTGGCGGCCCATGGCCACGCTCCGCGCCGAGCTGCCGCTGGACGACGCCCTCACGGTGATGCGCCGGGCGGCCACGCACCTGGCCCAGGTCGCCGACGCGTCCGGCAAGGTGCTGGGTCTGGTGGCCCTGGAGGACGTACTGGAGATGCTGGTGGGCGAGGTCCGGGACCCGGCGCACCGGGAGATGCCGGAGCCCAGGGTGAGCGGGGAGCCGGAGGAGGCACTCGCCGGATAG
- a CDS encoding riboflavin synthase codes for MFTGIVEELGEVTAVENLGDASRFRLRGPVVTEGARHGDSIAVNGVCLTVVEHEGDEFTADVMAETLKRSSLGALAVGSRVNLERPTAVGARLGGHIVQGHVDGTGEILARTPSEHWEIVKISLPADLSRYVVEKGSITVDGISLTVVEAARDHFTVSLIPTTLALTTLGVKQPGDPVNLEVDVIAKYVERLLAHGQEAGR; via the coding sequence GTGTTCACCGGAATCGTCGAAGAGCTGGGTGAGGTCACCGCCGTCGAGAACCTCGGCGACGCCTCCCGCTTCCGGCTGCGCGGCCCCGTCGTGACCGAGGGCGCCCGGCACGGCGACTCCATCGCCGTGAACGGGGTCTGTCTCACCGTCGTCGAGCACGAGGGCGACGAGTTCACCGCCGACGTCATGGCCGAGACCCTGAAGCGCTCCAGCCTGGGCGCGCTCGCCGTCGGCTCCCGCGTCAACCTGGAACGCCCCACCGCCGTCGGCGCCCGCCTCGGCGGACACATCGTGCAGGGACACGTCGACGGCACCGGCGAGATCCTGGCCCGCACCCCCTCCGAGCACTGGGAGATCGTGAAGATCTCCCTCCCCGCGGACCTCTCCCGCTACGTCGTGGAGAAGGGCTCCATCACGGTCGACGGCATCAGCCTGACCGTAGTGGAGGCGGCCCGGGACCACTTCACGGTCAGCCTCATCCCGACCACCCTCGCCCTGACCACGCTCGGCGTGAAGCAGCCCGGCGACCCGGTCAACCTCGAAGTGGACGTCATCGCCAAGTACGTGGAGCGGCTGCTCGCGCACGGACAGGAGGCCGGCCGGTGA
- a CDS encoding PH domain-containing protein, giving the protein MSDLPDLPALPVTFRPGRTRAILLTAGVLIFVVISGISLLLEDLGPGSRLSFIVTGALCLWVLAQLARVRVVADESGVTVVNIASKRRLAWAEILRVNLRPGDPWVFLDLSDGTSLPALGIQPGIAKRQAIADARTLRELAEARSGSPALPHEPRS; this is encoded by the coding sequence ATGTCCGACCTGCCCGACCTCCCCGCTCTGCCCGTCACCTTCCGGCCCGGCCGCACCCGGGCGATCCTGCTCACCGCCGGAGTCCTGATCTTCGTGGTGATCTCCGGGATCTCGCTGCTGCTGGAGGACCTCGGCCCGGGCTCCCGGCTCAGCTTCATCGTCACCGGCGCGCTCTGCCTCTGGGTGCTGGCCCAGCTGGCCCGGGTGCGGGTGGTCGCCGACGAGTCCGGCGTCACCGTCGTCAACATCGCGAGCAAGCGGCGCCTGGCCTGGGCGGAGATCCTCCGGGTGAACCTCCGGCCGGGTGACCCCTGGGTGTTCCTCGATCTCAGCGACGGCACCAGCCTGCCCGCGCTCGGCATCCAGCCGGGCATCGCCAAACGGCAGGCCATCGCCGACGCCCGGACCCTGCGGGAACTCGCCGAGGCCCGCTCCGGCTCGCCCGCCCTGCCGCACGAGCCCAGATCTTGA
- a CDS encoding hemolysin family protein, whose product MTIPLLLLAAAFLLILANGFFVAAEFGLVTVERPDAEKAAADGDPRARTVVESLKELSFQLSGTQLGITITSLVVGMLAEPALAELLRGPFTALGVPEGAAAGVAVVVGMLLASAIQMVIGELVPKNWAVSRPLQVARFVAGPQHRFALLFRPVISALNTVANRLVRALGVEPAEELASARTPGELVSLARHSALAGALEQDTADLFVRTLSLGELTAQHVMTPRVKVSALQDSATAEDVVNLTRATGLSRFPVYREKIDEIVGMAHLKDALAVPAHDRLRTPVGRIARKALLVPETLPVQPLLARLRSEQPIAVVVDEYGGTAGVVTLEDIVEELVGEVRDEHDAKDMPELAPAPPEDGRPAWDVDGGCRVDILTRIGLDVPEGPYETVAGLVADLLGRIPAPGDRAELPGWRLSVRQVGHYRAERVRLVRTAPVASVPEAAR is encoded by the coding sequence GTGACCATCCCCCTGCTGTTGCTCGCCGCGGCCTTCCTGCTGATCCTCGCCAACGGATTCTTCGTGGCGGCCGAGTTCGGCCTCGTGACGGTCGAGCGCCCGGACGCCGAGAAGGCCGCCGCCGACGGCGACCCACGCGCCCGCACGGTCGTGGAGTCGCTGAAGGAGCTGTCCTTCCAGCTCTCCGGCACCCAGCTCGGCATCACCATCACCTCCCTGGTCGTCGGCATGCTCGCCGAACCCGCGCTGGCCGAGCTGCTGCGCGGCCCGTTCACGGCGCTCGGCGTCCCCGAGGGGGCTGCGGCCGGCGTCGCGGTGGTCGTCGGCATGCTGCTGGCCTCCGCGATCCAGATGGTGATCGGCGAACTCGTGCCCAAGAACTGGGCGGTGTCCCGGCCGCTGCAGGTGGCCCGCTTCGTGGCCGGCCCGCAGCACCGCTTCGCCCTCCTGTTCCGCCCGGTGATCTCCGCGCTGAACACGGTCGCCAACCGGCTGGTGCGCGCCCTGGGCGTGGAGCCCGCCGAGGAACTGGCCTCCGCCCGTACCCCCGGCGAACTGGTCTCCCTGGCCCGGCACTCCGCCTTGGCCGGCGCCCTGGAGCAGGACACGGCCGACCTGTTCGTACGCACCCTGTCCCTGGGCGAGCTGACCGCACAGCACGTGATGACCCCGCGGGTGAAGGTCAGCGCGTTGCAGGACTCGGCCACCGCCGAGGACGTGGTCAACCTCACCCGCGCCACCGGGCTGTCCCGCTTCCCCGTCTACCGGGAGAAGATCGACGAGATCGTGGGCATGGCCCATCTGAAGGACGCGCTGGCCGTCCCGGCCCACGACCGGCTGCGCACCCCGGTCGGCCGCATCGCCCGCAAGGCGCTCCTCGTCCCCGAGACCCTGCCCGTGCAGCCCCTGCTCGCCCGGCTGCGCAGCGAGCAGCCCATCGCGGTCGTCGTGGACGAGTACGGCGGCACGGCCGGCGTGGTCACCCTGGAGGACATCGTCGAGGAACTGGTCGGCGAGGTCCGCGACGAGCACGACGCCAAGGACATGCCCGAGCTGGCCCCCGCCCCGCCCGAGGACGGCAGGCCCGCCTGGGACGTGGACGGCGGCTGCCGCGTCGACATCCTGACGCGCATAGGCCTGGACGTGCCGGAGGGGCCGTACGAGACCGTGGCCGGACTGGTCGCCGATCTGCTCGGCCGGATCCCGGCCCCCGGTGACCGGGCCGAACTGCCCGGCTGGCGACTCTCGGTCCGCCAGGTCGGCCACTACCGCGCCGAACGGGTCCGCCTGGTCAGGACGGCCCCGGTGGCGAGCGTGCCGGAGGCCGCCCGATGA
- a CDS encoding bifunctional 3,4-dihydroxy-2-butanone-4-phosphate synthase/GTP cyclohydrolase II, whose amino-acid sequence MTSAPVLHDTHDIGDFALDPVEQAIADIAAGRPIVVVDDENRENEGDLVVAAEKITPEIVAFMMSECRGLICAPMESGELDRLRLPQMVEDNTESMKTAFTVSVDATAAHGVSTGISAADRATTLRLLASGTAEYTDFVRPGHVFPLRARDGGVLARNGHTEAAVDLARLAGLRPAGAIVEIAGEDGRMLRLPELIPFARKHGLTIISIEDLIAYRRSSEPTVRREAATRLPTRHGTFTAYGYRSTVDGVEHVALVHGDLGDGRDVLVRVHSECLTGDVFGSLRCDCGPQLDTALGRIQQEGRGVVVYLRGHEGRGIGLLSKLRAYELQEQGHDTLDANLELGLPADARDYGAGARILADLGVREVRLMTNNPDKTDALRRHGIEVTGREPMPVQAGEHNLRYLRTKRDRMGHDLPWLDTSAVSACGNQ is encoded by the coding sequence ATGACCTCGGCACCCGTCCTCCACGACACCCACGACATCGGCGACTTCGCGCTCGACCCGGTCGAGCAGGCCATCGCCGACATCGCCGCCGGACGCCCGATCGTCGTCGTCGACGACGAGAACCGGGAGAACGAGGGCGACCTCGTCGTGGCCGCCGAGAAGATCACCCCCGAGATCGTCGCCTTCATGATGAGCGAGTGCCGGGGACTGATCTGCGCCCCCATGGAGAGCGGGGAACTGGACCGGCTGCGGCTGCCGCAGATGGTCGAGGACAACACCGAGTCGATGAAGACCGCGTTCACCGTCTCCGTGGACGCCACCGCCGCGCACGGTGTGAGCACCGGCATCTCGGCCGCCGACCGCGCCACCACGCTCCGGCTGCTCGCGAGCGGCACGGCCGAGTACACCGACTTCGTCCGCCCCGGCCACGTCTTCCCGCTGCGCGCCAGGGACGGCGGCGTCCTCGCCCGCAATGGCCACACCGAGGCCGCCGTGGACCTCGCCCGGCTCGCGGGCCTGCGCCCGGCCGGCGCCATCGTGGAGATCGCCGGCGAGGACGGCCGGATGCTCCGCCTGCCCGAGCTGATCCCGTTCGCCCGCAAGCACGGCCTGACGATCATCTCCATCGAGGACCTGATCGCCTACCGCCGCAGCAGCGAGCCCACCGTCCGCCGCGAGGCCGCCACCCGCCTGCCCACCCGGCACGGCACCTTCACCGCCTACGGCTACCGGTCCACCGTCGACGGCGTCGAGCACGTCGCCCTCGTCCACGGCGACCTCGGCGACGGCCGGGACGTCCTGGTCCGCGTCCACTCCGAATGCCTCACCGGCGACGTCTTCGGCTCCCTGCGCTGCGACTGCGGCCCCCAGCTGGACACCGCGCTCGGCCGCATCCAGCAGGAGGGCCGCGGAGTCGTCGTCTACCTGCGCGGACACGAGGGACGCGGCATCGGCCTGCTGTCCAAGCTGCGCGCCTACGAACTCCAGGAACAGGGCCACGACACCCTGGACGCCAACCTGGAACTCGGCCTGCCCGCCGACGCCCGCGACTACGGCGCCGGCGCCCGCATCCTCGCCGACCTCGGCGTGCGCGAGGTCCGGCTGATGACCAACAACCCCGACAAGACCGACGCCCTCAGGCGCCACGGCATCGAGGTCACCGGCCGGGAGCCGATGCCCGTCCAGGCCGGTGAGCACAACCTCCGCTACCTGCGCACCAAGCGGGACCGGATGGGGCATGACCTGCCCTGGCTGGACACGTCCGCCGTGTCGGCCTGCGGCAACCAGTAA
- the hisG gene encoding ATP phosphoribosyltransferase has product MLRIAVPNKGSLSGPAAEMLHEAGYQQRRESKELRIVDPENEVEFFYLRPRDIAIYVSSGRLDIGITGRDLLIDSGADAEEILPLGFARSTFRFAAKPGTAHGIEDLKGRTVATSYEGIVAGHLADRGVDAAVVHLDGAVETAIELGVAEVIADVVETGTSLRNAGLEVFGEPIMKSEAIVVRRTGADAEEPKVQQFLRRLQGVLVARTYVMMDYDCRVEQLEKAVALTPGLESPTVSPLHNEGWVAVRAMVPAKEAQRIMDDLYGIGARAILTTAIHACRL; this is encoded by the coding sequence ATGCTGCGCATCGCCGTCCCCAACAAGGGTTCACTGTCCGGCCCTGCGGCGGAGATGCTGCATGAGGCCGGCTACCAGCAGCGCCGCGAGTCCAAGGAGCTGCGCATCGTCGACCCGGAGAACGAGGTCGAGTTCTTCTACCTCCGCCCCCGCGACATCGCGATCTACGTCTCCTCCGGCCGCCTCGACATCGGCATCACCGGCCGTGACCTGCTGATCGACTCCGGCGCCGACGCCGAGGAGATCCTGCCGCTCGGCTTCGCCCGCTCCACCTTCCGCTTCGCCGCCAAGCCCGGCACCGCGCACGGCATCGAGGACCTCAAGGGCCGCACGGTCGCCACCTCCTACGAGGGGATCGTCGCGGGGCACCTCGCGGACAGGGGCGTCGACGCCGCCGTGGTCCACCTGGACGGCGCCGTCGAGACCGCCATCGAACTCGGCGTCGCCGAGGTCATCGCCGACGTCGTGGAGACCGGCACCAGCCTGCGCAACGCGGGCCTGGAGGTGTTCGGCGAGCCGATCATGAAGTCCGAGGCCATCGTCGTCCGCCGCACCGGCGCCGACGCCGAGGAGCCCAAGGTCCAGCAGTTCCTGCGCCGCCTCCAGGGCGTCCTGGTGGCCCGGACGTACGTGATGATGGACTACGACTGCCGGGTGGAGCAGCTGGAGAAGGCCGTCGCGCTCACCCCCGGCCTGGAGTCCCCGACCGTCTCCCCGCTGCACAACGAGGGCTGGGTCGCCGTCCGCGCCATGGTCCCCGCCAAGGAGGCCCAGCGGATCATGGACGACCTCTACGGCATCGGCGCCCGCGCCATCCTGACCACGGCCATCCACGCCTGCCGTCTCTGA